From a region of the Nothobranchius furzeri strain GRZ-AD chromosome 12, NfurGRZ-RIMD1, whole genome shotgun sequence genome:
- the LOC107372330 gene encoding inactive pancreatic lipase-related protein 1, whose protein sequence is MTLMWRLSLFSFIIGTFKAAEVCYDKLGCFNDHPPWGGTQQRPVGLVPWHPEDVGTRFLLFTQANRYYQEIKPDESIDVSNYGGRRKSRFVIPGYLKKNDENWPQDMCKAVVQRENVNCIAVEWKKGVKTRYAQAANNARVVAAQVAFMITFLMVHFNQTVDKFHIIGHSLGAHAAGEVGSRIPGLPRISGLDPAEPYFQGTDACVRLDTSDAAFVDVIHTDGLPFNSKLGLGMTEHVGHLEFFPNGGELMRGCSANSGRPTDLDSIWDGSKSFDGCNHVRAYQYYTESISKSQGFVGFPCSNKDDFADGKCFPCGQDECPLMGHHADKFTLIDGLSNTKYFLNTGRSKPFARYNYKASVTLTGSKWPNVGFLFVALAGKKLVTEEFQLHMGTLTSGKKYDVMIDAQVDVGEVMEVKFRWNNHIIDLLKPKYGASRVELQRGRDKEIFFFCGTEPVPENEIQTVLPCQA, encoded by the exons ATGACTCTAATGTGGAGGCTGAGTCTCTTCAGCTTCATCATCGGAACatttaaag CGGCTGAGGTGTGCTATGATAAGCTGGGCTGCTTCAACGACCACCCTCCCTGGGGAGGCACCCAGCAGAGACCCGTGGGCCTGGTTCCCTGGCACCCCGAGGACGTCGGGACCCGTTTCCTCCTCTTCACTCAGGCGAACCGCTACTATCAG GAGATTAAACCGGACGAAAGCATCGATGTGTCCAACTACGGCGGGAGGAGAAAATCCCGCTTCGTCATTCCAGGATACTTGAAAAAGAATGATGAAAACTGGCCTCAGGACATGTGTAAA GCGGTGGTCCAGAGGGAGAACGTGAACtgcatcgctgtggagtggaagaAAGGTGTGAAGACTCGTTATGCTCAGGCTGCTAATAACGCCAGGGTGGTCGCTGCCCAGGTGGCCTTCATGATCACCTTCCTCATG GTACATTTTAACCAGACCGTCGATAAGTTCCACATCATCGGACACAGCCTGGGAGCTCACGCAGCTGGAGAGGTTGGAAGCAGAATTCCTGGTCTGCCCCGGATCTCAG GCCTGGACCCAGCAGAACCATACTTCCAGGGCACGGACGCCTGTGTGCGTCTGGACACCAGCGACGCCGCCTTTGTGGATGTCATCCACACCGACGGGCTTCCTTTTAACTCCAAACTTG GTCTCGGCATGACAGAACACGTGGGTCATCTAGAGTTTTTCCCAAATGGAGGGGAGCTGATGCGCGGCTGCTCTGCAAACTCTGGACGTCCTACCGACCTGGACTCCATCTGGGACG GGTCGAAAAGCTTCGATGGCTGCAACCACGTCCGAGCCTATCAGTACTACACTGAGAGCATCAGTAAATCCCAGGGCTTCGTGGGCTTCCCGTGCTCCAACAAGGACGACTTCGCCGAC GGAAAGTGTTTCCCTTGTGGACAGGACGAGTGTCCTCTGATGGGACACCATGCTGACAAGTTCACTCTGATTGATGGGCTTTCAAACACAAAGTACTTCCTCAACACCGGCAGATCAAAGCCGTTTGCTC GCTACAACTACAAAGCCTCTGTGACGCTGACCGGCTCCAAGTGGCCCAATGTCGGCTTCCTGTTTGTGGCGCTCGCTGGAAAAAAGCTGGTGACTGAGGAGTTCCAGCTCCACAT GGGAACCCTGACTTCTGGAAAGAAGTATGATGTCATGATTGATGCTCAGGTGGATGTGGGTGAGGTGATGGAGGTGAAGTTCAGGTGGAACAACCACATCATCGACCTGCTGAAACCCAAGTATGGAGCATCCCGAGTGGAGCTGCAGAGAGGCAGAGACAAGGAGAT CTTCTTCTTCTGCGGCACAGAACCTGTTCCTGAAAATGAGATCCAGACTGTTCTTCCATGTCAAGCTTAA